DNA sequence from the Prolixibacter sp. SD074 genome:
CGATTCATTGGTTTGGAGAAACGAGCTGGCTTATAACGAACCCTATTTGGAAAACTATTTCCGTCATCCGGCTTACAGTAACTACCCGGTAGTAGGTGTCAGCTGGGTACAGGCAACACAATATTGTAAATGGCGTACCGACCGTGTTAATGAACGAATTCTCATTAACGAAGGGGTCCTTACGGATGACTTGTCTCAGAAGGGACAAAATATTTTCACGACTGAATCATATCTGAACGGTTTGTATCAGGGAGTAGAAGGAGACAATCCGATGAAGGATTATTCAAAGGATGGAGCGACGCGTCGTGTAAAACAATCAGATGGTCTGCTTTTACCGAACTATCGTCTTCCTACCGAAGCGGAGTGGGAATATGCAGCACTTGGCCTTATTGGGAATACCGACAAAGAGCTGTTAACCGATCGTCGCATCTATCCGTGGAACGGTACTCAAATTAGGAACACGCAGAAAAAATACCGTGGAGAAATGATGGCCAACAGTGTTCGTGGAAGGGGTGATATGATGGGCATGGCTGGTGCACTAAACGATGCATATGACATTACAGCCCCGGTAACATCATTCTGGCCCAATGACTATGGCCTCTACTGTATGGCGGGCAATGTCAACGAATGGGTACAGGACGTATATCGCCCGGCAGCGACACAGGATGAAGCTGAATTTCAGCCCTTCCGTGGAAACGTTTATACAAAATACAAGCGAGATGCCGATGGCAACCTGATGCGTGACGACTACGGTCGGCTCATTGTTGATACGGTTGCCGATGCCAGAAACTTCCGGGACGGCGATTACCAATCAAGAATTGACGATTCGGAAGATTGGAACTCCGAAGCCAATAAGGCCGACAGTACTTCAAAAAATATGTATGAAGCTAATGCCGGGCAATTTGCACCACGCATTACCGACAAAGTAAGAGTATACAAAGGAGGAAGCTGGAAAGACCGCCCGTATTGGTTAAGTCCCGGAGCACGTCGATATATAGATCAGAATAAATCGACAGATGATATTGGTTTCCGCTGTGCCATGACCCACGTAGGTAGTCCTGGTAATGGAGATTAATCCCAAAAAATATTACCGATTGAAAACCTCGGCATTTGCCTGAGGTTTTTTATTTTTAAGCCATGACCACAGAAGGATTATATCAGCTGTTTACCTCGTATCCGAACATTTCTACAGATAGTCGGAACATAAAAAAGGGATGCCTTTTTTTCGCGCTGAAAGGAGCCAACTTCAACGGGAACCAATATGCTGCCAGCTCTGTCGAACAGGGCGCTGCTTATGCCATCGTGGATGAAAAAGAATATGTCACCGATTCGCGCACCATTTACGTGGAAAATGTTCTGGAAAGCCTTCAGCAATTGGCACGCTTTCACCGCCAGCAGCTGAATCTGCCGATACTTGCCATTACCGGGACCAACGGCAAGACCACAACAAAAGAGCTAACAGCTGCTGTTCTGGCGAAGAAATTCAAAATCGTTTTTACACAGGGTAACCTGAACAACCACATCGGGGTACCGCTAACCCTGCTGTCGATGACGGCTGAAACAGAAATAGGGATTGTGGAAATGGGAGCCAATCATCCGGGTGAAATTGCTGCCCTTTGCGAAATTGCTCTTCCCAATTTCGGCTTGATAACCAATGTGGGCAAAGCACACCTCGAAGGATTTGGTTCTTTCGAAGGGATAAAAAAAACCAAAGCAGAATTGTATCGTTTTATCGAACGAACAGGAGGAAAGATATTCATCAACCAGGCCAACGCCCACCTGAAGAAAATGGCCGGAGAAACGTCAAACATTCCTTATACAACTGACAAAAACGAACCCGGCTTTCAGGGCGAATTAATCGAGTCCAATCCGTTTATGGTTTGCAAAATGAAATTCCCGAAAGGATGGCTTTACATCAAAACCAAACTCATTGGTGGCTATAACCTGGAAAATGCACTGGCCGCTGCAACTGTCGGAAACTTCTTCGCAATCGATCCGTTAAAAATAAAAGAAGCTTTGGAAAACTATGTCCCGGCCAACAACCGTTCGCAATTCATCGAAAGCAACAGCAACAAACTGCAACTCGATGCATACAATGCCAATCCGTCAAGTATACAAGTCGCACTGGATACTTTTCAGCATATCAATAATATGCCCAAAGGAGTCATATTGGGCGACATGCTGGAACTAGGAACAACTTCGGCCGAAGAGCACCAAAAAGTAGTTGACTGCTTGGCTTCACTCAAACCAGATTTTGTTCTGCTGGTTGGACCTGAATTCGCAAAATGCCGGATGCCGGATTCTTTCCAATCGTTTCGAACGACGGAGGAAGCCAAAACCTATTTGGAGAACACAAAACCTTCTGGATATTATCTGCTCATAAAAGGATCGCGCGGAATGAAACTGGAATCGCTGGTGGAAAAATTATAAACGGGCTGAATCAAATTCAACCCGTTTATAAATCGTAGTGGAAATATCAGGAATACTAATTTTCAACTTTCAGCACATCCGAAATGGCTTGTTTGAAAGTATCCTTGGGCAAAGCGCCCATCGCTATCTGCGGTTGTTCGTTTACCGGAATAAAAAGTAACGATGGGATACTCTGAATGCCAAACATTCCGGCCAGTTCCTGCTCCGCCTCGGTGTCGATTTTATAAATCACCAGTTTATTGCCATACTCATCCTGAAGTTCTTCCAGTATGGGCGCAACAATTTTACAGGGCTGGCACCAATCGGCGTAAAAGTCTATAATACAAGGGGTATCTCCTTCGAATTTCCATTCTTTATTCTCTTCAAAGTTGAATACTTTTTCTTTGAATGTTTCTTTCGTTAAATGTTCAAGCATAGATTACAATTTTTATGACAAGTTCTTAAAAAAGTCAACAAATGAATATCTGTCATTGTTCCCTTCCGGAACAAAGAACGACAAGTTCGGTGAAAACTTCTATTTTTGTCAACAATTTGAGAATTTGCAATTAACCATAAATATCTCCATATGCCTAATCGGCAGAACTTTAAATCAAAATTAACGCACAAAGTATTTGGCACCATCGCCGAGATATCGGACGAGCAAAACCTGGAAACCTATGTAATTGGAGGTTTTGTAAGGGACTTGCTGCTTGAACGGAAACGGGAAAACTACGATATCGATATTGTCACAGTAGGTAGTGGCATTTCGCTGGCGCGGGATGTGGCGAGCGCCATTAATCCCAAACTCAACGTTTCGGTATTCAAAAATTTTGGAACCGCCATGTTTAAATTCGACAACATCGATTTTGAGTTTGTTGGTGCCCGTAAAGAATCATACCGGAGCAATAGCCGTA
Encoded proteins:
- a CDS encoding SUMF1/EgtB/PvdO family nonheme iron enzyme gives rise to the protein MRLKLIPLLAISLLLLGSCTLFKGKDPGVSSTTGWAYNDPDNGGFEYQAGYHQATGPGLVFIKGGTFTMGRVEQDVTYDWNNTPRRITVASFYMDETEVRNIDWREYLHWIKRVYPDDKNKYNEALPDSLVWRNELAYNEPYLENYFRHPAYSNYPVVGVSWVQATQYCKWRTDRVNERILINEGVLTDDLSQKGQNIFTTESYLNGLYQGVEGDNPMKDYSKDGATRRVKQSDGLLLPNYRLPTEAEWEYAALGLIGNTDKELLTDRRIYPWNGTQIRNTQKKYRGEMMANSVRGRGDMMGMAGALNDAYDITAPVTSFWPNDYGLYCMAGNVNEWVQDVYRPAATQDEAEFQPFRGNVYTKYKRDADGNLMRDDYGRLIVDTVADARNFRDGDYQSRIDDSEDWNSEANKADSTSKNMYEANAGQFAPRITDKVRVYKGGSWKDRPYWLSPGARRYIDQNKSTDDIGFRCAMTHVGSPGNGD
- the murF gene encoding UDP-N-acetylmuramoyl-tripeptide--D-alanyl-D-alanine ligase — its product is MTTEGLYQLFTSYPNISTDSRNIKKGCLFFALKGANFNGNQYAASSVEQGAAYAIVDEKEYVTDSRTIYVENVLESLQQLARFHRQQLNLPILAITGTNGKTTTKELTAAVLAKKFKIVFTQGNLNNHIGVPLTLLSMTAETEIGIVEMGANHPGEIAALCEIALPNFGLITNVGKAHLEGFGSFEGIKKTKAELYRFIERTGGKIFINQANAHLKKMAGETSNIPYTTDKNEPGFQGELIESNPFMVCKMKFPKGWLYIKTKLIGGYNLENALAAATVGNFFAIDPLKIKEALENYVPANNRSQFIESNSNKLQLDAYNANPSSIQVALDTFQHINNMPKGVILGDMLELGTTSAEEHQKVVDCLASLKPDFVLLVGPEFAKCRMPDSFQSFRTTEEAKTYLENTKPSGYYLLIKGSRGMKLESLVEKL
- the trxA gene encoding thioredoxin, which produces MLEHLTKETFKEKVFNFEENKEWKFEGDTPCIIDFYADWCQPCKIVAPILEELQDEYGNKLVIYKIDTEAEQELAGMFGIQSIPSLLFIPVNEQPQIAMGALPKDTFKQAISDVLKVEN